From Salmo salar chromosome ssa04, Ssal_v3.1, whole genome shotgun sequence, one genomic window encodes:
- the apool gene encoding MICOS complex subunit MIC27 isoform X1: MAATVVKLAVIPAAMGLASFRVYAMSQDKTETVLLSPRELSIYAPDPPATHYMDEQPGALQNGLGVVRVGLQPYVRAVKNAYTSVKVGAVTVYTAGHDTYEFLSDPPPGFMPRVGVITVSGLAGLILARKGSRLMRLGVPLGMATVGMAVCYPTQTVGVVKMTGQKMYAASQYTASIFKSKPKEVTPPTVSLEQAPQATIPEPEVSEAKPLPEAESPEPDMPAVDKASPTEPSFTSGPVEGAPSVVEPAPQPTTEVAPAEDSIDTEPAEPEVVTVVEQGAVQTALVPAPPVEEAAASPAEEIPAPAPVEAVPAPPPAEEVIPLPPPAEETELPPPAPVEEEAAPSPPAPVEEEAAPSPPAHVEEEAAPSPPAPVEEEAAPSPPAAEEAAPAPIEGVADPPPVSEETAPAPVDEATPPATTEEPSVFVTKTAGKPKFAPDPKLIDLGQASPEDADLYSTRG, translated from the exons ATGGCTGCCACG GTAGTGAAGCTGGCGGTGATCCCAGCAGCAATGGGATTGGCCTCGTTTCGAGTTTATGCCATGAGTCAGGACAAAACAGAGACTGTGCTGCTCTCCCCTAGAGAG TTGTCCATCTATGCTCCAGACCCTCCAGCAACGCACTACATGGATGAGCAGCCTGGAGCTCTGCAGAACGGGCTGGGTGTGGTCCGGGTGGGGCTGCAGCCATACGTTAGAGCCGTTAAG AATGCTTATACCTCTGTCAAGGTCGGAGCTGTAACAGTCTATACTGCTGGACACG ATACATATGAGTTCCTGAGTGATCCTCCTCCTGGTTTTATGCCGAGGGTCGGTGTAATCACAGTCTCTGGGTTAGCGGGTCTGATCCTGGCAAGGAAAG GGTCACGTCTGATGAGGCTGGGGGTTCCTCTGGGTATGGCCACTGTtggcatggctgtgtgctacCCCACTCAAACAGTGGGTGTTGTAAAG ATGACGGGGCAGAAGATGTATGCAGCAAGCCAGTACACTGCATCAATATTTAAATCAAAGCCCAAAGAAGTAACTCCTCCAACTGTCAGTCTTGAG caAGCCCCGCAAGCTACCATCCCTGAGCCAGAAGTGTCAGAGGCAAAGCCCCTCCCTGAAGCTGAATCACCTGAACCAGACATGCCTGCTGTTGACAAGGCTTCCCCCACTGAACCTAGTTTTACCTCAGGCCCCGTAGAGGGTGCTCCATCTGTGGTTGAGCCTGCCCCTCAGCCCACCACAGAGGTGGCCCCTGCAGAGGATTCTATTGACACTGAGCCTGCTGAACCTGAGGTAGTCACAGTGGTGGAGCAAGGGGCTGTTCAGACGGCCCTTGTGCCTGCACCTCCTGTTGAGGAAGCTGCTGCTTCACCTGCTGAAGAGATTCCTGCACCTGCCCCTGTTGAGGCTGTCCCTGCACCTCCCCCAGCAGAGGAAGTTATTCCTCTCCCACCTCCTGCTGAAGAGACAGAGCTTCCACCCCCTGCACCTGTTGAGGAGGAAGCTGCTCCTTCACCCCCTGCACCTGTTGAGGAGGAAGCTGCTCCTTCACCCCCTGCACATGTTGAGGAGGAAGCTGCTCCTTCACCCCCTGCACCTGTTGAGGAGGAGGCTGCTCCTTCACCCCCTGCAGCAGAAGAGGCTGCCCCTGCACCTATAGAGGGGGTTGCTGACCCACCTCCTGTATCTGAAGAGACTGCACCTGCTCCTGTTGACGAGGCTACTCCTCCAGCTACAACAGAGGAGCCATCTGTGTTTGTAACAAAAACTGCTG GGAAACCCAAATTTGCACCAGACCCTAAGCTAATTGACCTTGGCCAGGCCAGCCCTGAGGATGCGGACCTGTACAGCACGCGTGGATGA
- the apool gene encoding MICOS complex subunit MIC27 isoform X2, with translation MGLASFRVYAMSQDKTETVLLSPRELSIYAPDPPATHYMDEQPGALQNGLGVVRVGLQPYVRAVKNAYTSVKVGAVTVYTAGHDTYEFLSDPPPGFMPRVGVITVSGLAGLILARKGSRLMRLGVPLGMATVGMAVCYPTQTVGVVKMTGQKMYAASQYTASIFKSKPKEVTPPTVSLEQAPQATIPEPEVSEAKPLPEAESPEPDMPAVDKASPTEPSFTSGPVEGAPSVVEPAPQPTTEVAPAEDSIDTEPAEPEVVTVVEQGAVQTALVPAPPVEEAAASPAEEIPAPAPVEAVPAPPPAEEVIPLPPPAEETELPPPAPVEEEAAPSPPAPVEEEAAPSPPAHVEEEAAPSPPAPVEEEAAPSPPAAEEAAPAPIEGVADPPPVSEETAPAPVDEATPPATTEEPSVFVTKTAGKPKFAPDPKLIDLGQASPEDADLYSTRG, from the exons ATGGGATTGGCCTCGTTTCGAGTTTATGCCATGAGTCAGGACAAAACAGAGACTGTGCTGCTCTCCCCTAGAGAG TTGTCCATCTATGCTCCAGACCCTCCAGCAACGCACTACATGGATGAGCAGCCTGGAGCTCTGCAGAACGGGCTGGGTGTGGTCCGGGTGGGGCTGCAGCCATACGTTAGAGCCGTTAAG AATGCTTATACCTCTGTCAAGGTCGGAGCTGTAACAGTCTATACTGCTGGACACG ATACATATGAGTTCCTGAGTGATCCTCCTCCTGGTTTTATGCCGAGGGTCGGTGTAATCACAGTCTCTGGGTTAGCGGGTCTGATCCTGGCAAGGAAAG GGTCACGTCTGATGAGGCTGGGGGTTCCTCTGGGTATGGCCACTGTtggcatggctgtgtgctacCCCACTCAAACAGTGGGTGTTGTAAAG ATGACGGGGCAGAAGATGTATGCAGCAAGCCAGTACACTGCATCAATATTTAAATCAAAGCCCAAAGAAGTAACTCCTCCAACTGTCAGTCTTGAG caAGCCCCGCAAGCTACCATCCCTGAGCCAGAAGTGTCAGAGGCAAAGCCCCTCCCTGAAGCTGAATCACCTGAACCAGACATGCCTGCTGTTGACAAGGCTTCCCCCACTGAACCTAGTTTTACCTCAGGCCCCGTAGAGGGTGCTCCATCTGTGGTTGAGCCTGCCCCTCAGCCCACCACAGAGGTGGCCCCTGCAGAGGATTCTATTGACACTGAGCCTGCTGAACCTGAGGTAGTCACAGTGGTGGAGCAAGGGGCTGTTCAGACGGCCCTTGTGCCTGCACCTCCTGTTGAGGAAGCTGCTGCTTCACCTGCTGAAGAGATTCCTGCACCTGCCCCTGTTGAGGCTGTCCCTGCACCTCCCCCAGCAGAGGAAGTTATTCCTCTCCCACCTCCTGCTGAAGAGACAGAGCTTCCACCCCCTGCACCTGTTGAGGAGGAAGCTGCTCCTTCACCCCCTGCACCTGTTGAGGAGGAAGCTGCTCCTTCACCCCCTGCACATGTTGAGGAGGAAGCTGCTCCTTCACCCCCTGCACCTGTTGAGGAGGAGGCTGCTCCTTCACCCCCTGCAGCAGAAGAGGCTGCCCCTGCACCTATAGAGGGGGTTGCTGACCCACCTCCTGTATCTGAAGAGACTGCACCTGCTCCTGTTGACGAGGCTACTCCTCCAGCTACAACAGAGGAGCCATCTGTGTTTGTAACAAAAACTGCTG GGAAACCCAAATTTGCACCAGACCCTAAGCTAATTGACCTTGGCCAGGCCAGCCCTGAGGATGCGGACCTGTACAGCACGCGTGGATGA